The window AAAGGGGCGTTCTTTTTCTTAGATACCTTTTGACCAAATAACATATCCAATAAAAAATGGAATAATGTTGTTTTCCCACTTTCATTTAAGCCATAGATAAGCTGGAACCCTTCATGAAAATTAACAGGTATATTTGAAAATCTTCCATAACCATAAATATGCCCTTTTATAAATTTCATTTGAAAGGCACCTCTCGTGTTTGTATACAAGGAACCATTAAATCCTGATTATTAATAGCAGTTGTTGTGAGTTGCCTCGCTCTTTTAATTATCTGCTGGGTTTCTAAATCAGGAGCAGATTTAAGTTCTTCTTGAAGAACTTTATAATATTCCGATAGTATCGTGTTATATTCCTCATCTTCTGAATTCATAATTTCTTCAAAGTCAGCGGTTATATCCCACGTAATTAATTCGCACTCACGGGCAAGGTTCTCTATAATGTCAGGTATCGATTGAGCCAACTTTAGAGAAATCAGTTCATCAAAAGAGATATGACACACTCGTGGATTAGGAATCTTCGCTATCTCGTCTGATAATAACTGGAGAACATCCTCCTTCTGCATATTAAAACCATTGAAGGTTATATGAGAGTAATGTGTTTTTTGTGTTTCGATATGTTCTATCTTTGATGTTTCCCATATATTATTGGAACAACGAAACTGAACACCTAACACACCAAAAGGTGGTATATCTTCCAAACAGAGCGGTTCTGGAAGTCCACAATAATATACCGAACATTTTGATGAATGGTAATATTGTCCATACTTATGGTCTTTACCTAAGGCAATGTATGAAATTCCAAAGTCTATATATGTGCCTATCTCTTTATCATGTACAGCGTCATTTTTACTTAATAAAGGCAAATCATACGCAAGAATAATATGATTTTTTTCCTTATCAATAGTCTCTAAATCAGGATAAGGCTCCCCTTGGAAATCAGTATCGCTTACCGCAAAACCGTGAACCACAAGAGGAATAGATTTTGATTCCCACTTTATCCAGTTTGGTTGATTTAACACAATAACATTTTCAGGCAAAGGCTCTAAGAAATATGGGGAATACTTAGACAAAGCATCTGCATTTCCAGGTGCTATTATCACAGGAATAGGTGAGATAGATTCGAAGGTCTTCAATACCCATTTTAAGGTATCATCCGTTATATATTTTGCTTCAAGTAAATTGCCCGCAATTAATAACGCATCTGCATTATTTTCAATCACTTTATTGACTATTTCTGACAAAACATCTCTCTGCCTTTGCCTTTTTATTCTTCCAAAATGAGGATTAGAAAAAGTAGAAAAAGGTCTGTCTAAATATAGATTCGCTGTATGTATAATAAACATCGTTACATTAACCCCATAAAGTAATTACGGAGATATTATATCAATTTGAGGTTCTTCTCTGTTTATAGCATCTTGGAAACCACGATGCCTGAAATATCTAAATACACGACGATATGCATAGTTTAGGGTTCTCGAATCCTCTGGAAATTTTTTGCAAATTTGATGATAATAGGGAACGACTAAAGAATTAAATATACGAGTATAAAGAGGTTGATATAACCTGTAATGTTCAATCACTTCATAACTGTTCGGAAATATTCGCATGAAACATCCCATCGAATAGCCTCGCCGATAATGATATTTACATATATTAAAATAACTACTCCCTGTCCAAATCCAACAGAGTGCTTGCTCATCAATCTGAAGTGGAACATCTGCATCTTGCAATCTCTGAGCCAATTCAACTTCTGAAAAGTCGGGAAATGAAAAGAATTTATTTAATCCACCAATATGAAGAATCATTTCTTTTGGAAAACTCATATTTGCTAATGAAAAATGAAACGGGGTGGGCTTAATAGGTTTTGGAATTGGGAAAAGGACATCTTCAGGAAGAAACCATCGGGTAATACTTCGTGATGATAGGCGAGGATGGGGAATTAAAGACCCACTCACACATGCCTTGTCGTTATTTATCCGTTGTATGTGAACATGTCGTTGAACCCAATTCGACGAAGGTAACACATCAAATTGACTACAAAGTATCCATTTCCCCTCAGCCTCTCGAAAACCTAAATTCCATGCTTCAATTTCAGAATTGCTCGAATCATGAATATAACGTACTTTGAGTGGAGAGCCTTTAATTAGCGAGTGTATTTGGTCATCCACTTTTTGAGTCGAACCTACATCGATAATAATCCATTCCATTTGGGATAATGGGAACTCTTGAAGCTCAAGATGTATAAACCAAGTAGGCAAATATGCTGATAAGTTTTCGCCAACAAGTAAAACACTGACATCTGGATATCTGGACAACATAATATCTCGTTTTCATTCTCTTTTTTATTACAATATTATCATGTTAATATGTTCAGAAGTGAAATTTTATTATTAAACCATAAAAACATAACAAATAACTATTCAAATATCCATACTCTATTATGACAACATATTCAAATAATTCTACCGAGTACCGACGGTTCCCTTTTTGGGGAATATTGTTAAGTGGAATTTTTCTACTACTGATAATTCGTATTTATTGGGACCCTTCATTATCTACATCTACCAGTTCCACAACTTTATCAAGTGCTTACAAAGACACATGGACAAAGGGACAGTATATCATCTGGGGTCCTATTTGGAAATATGGATTTGAACGAATTAAAAAAGGTGAAATTCCATTCTGGAATCCATACCAATTATGTGGTCAACCTTATCTTGTTGATTTTCGAACTGCATTATTTCAGCCATTACACATGTTATTCTGGCGTATCGATTTTCAAACAGCATACCAATGGTATATTTTCCTCTGCTTATTTTTATTAGGACTTGGTTTCCTTATTTGGGGACGAATTTTAGAAATTCCATATCCAGCACTGTTGCCTGGATTGGTATCCCTTTTATTTTCCAGCCCGACAATTGCAGTGCAGATGTCCATATCTTTTCTTAGTGGCTCCGTTTGGCTTGTATTCCTTATGGGTGGGGTAGTTTATTTTTTAGAAAATTCAACTGGACGAAGTTTTTTAGTCCTCTTATTTATATGGGTCGCATTACTTTTATCTGGTAGCATAGAGTGTATTACATCAGGTTTTATTCTATTACTATTATTTCCATTAATCCTTGAAAAGTTACCTATGCTATCAGTGAGCCGTACTATTTCATCCGCATTTCGTAATATAGCGTTTGTTCTTATATTAGGTTTAATGATAACTGCATTTTCATGGTTACCCAGTGTTGTATGGTTAGTGCAAACAAGGGGAGACCTTACTACCTTTCAAGGTTTTCCCATAGCCATACATTTTCCAACCTCACTTTCGGAGATGCTTTCCAGCTTCTACTCGACCCTTACAAAACCGAGCATATCAACCCTATCTCTTATATATCCTGGTGTAATATGTCTCGTTTTTCTTCCATCTGCATTTTTTGATCGAGAACTCAGAAGAATTGTTATATTTCTCGGCTCTCTATTACTTTTTTTTATCCTTCTATTCTTTGTCAATCTTGAGCTTGCACATTTATTACAAAGGGGAATGATAATTATCATTGCGGTAGCTTTATCCACTCTCTCTGGAATTGGTATCAATCGACTTTTACTAAAAGGACGAGATGTTAAATCACCTTATATTTGGGTCTCGGGAATTATCGTTTTCTCCTTAACCGTATTCATTATTATTGTTAGCTCGCCGTGGGTAAAAGGGATTTCAGTGATACTATGCCTAATCATTGTACCAGCAATGTTGATACGTATCCGTAAAATTAATAATCTTCTGTCTATTCTGCTTGCTCTTTTATGTTTTCTCGAGTTGTTCTACATGTTTCGTCCTTTTTTGCCAAGCAGTTATACCGCAGAGATTAAAAAATACGAAGAATATGCGGAATTTAATAAGACACTTCGTTACCAGACAGGGACCAGCAGGGCTTATATTACTTCTGAACCTTCCAGCATTCTATGGTCGGAAAATTTAGGAATGTATTACCATTGGCAAATGCTAAATGGGAAGGACATCCCGATGGACAAACGTTCTCAAAAATGGTTTGAAGAAGCCTCAGTTATATCAACCGACAAGAATATCCCATTAACTCAACGATTAAACAACCCACTCATCATGTTAAGTGGTGTCCAGTGGGCATTCGTATCTATGAACGAAAATCCTCCTAATGATACAGATTTGAAAAATTGGAAAAAGTTAGAACGTCTACCCTTTATTAATGTGTATGAAAATATGCAATCTCTACCAAGATGTTTCTGGGTTGAAAAATATAAAATTACCACTTCACTGGATGAAACGATAGAAATCCTTTCCGCCCCTGAATTTTCACCCCTCCGCGAATGTGTCCTCGAAACAGAGCCTACTAAGGATGCTATTCTTACCATCGACAATACAGAAAAAGAAGTAACTTCGGTAGAACAAACGGCTGAACAAAAAGCGGAGTGTACTATTTTGGATGAGACCCCAGAGCAAATATCAATATCAGTTAAAGCACCTAATGACGGTGTTTTAATTCTATTGGATACGCTAACTTATGGATGGTATGCCACTGTAGACAATATACCATCTAAAATAATTCAAGCTAATGGGATATTTAGGGGTGTTTACATTAACAAGGGAACCCATCAGGTAGTGTTTGAATACAAAGTGCCCGCTTGGAACGAAGGTAGAATTATTTCTATTATAGGGGTCATCGTAAGTTTTATATTCACTTTTATGTATCTCTTTTCCAATAAAAAACGAGAACAACCGATATATTAATGTGATTAATCAAAGGTATAAAATGGCAGAATCAAATAAAGAAAAAGACTGCAAAAAGGAATTACAATTAAGAGAACAGGGGAAAATTTACCTATTATTTAATAAAATTGCCGATAGATATGACATTACCAATCGTTTTTTATCATTTGGTCAAGATTCTAAGTGGCGAAATGAACTAATTAGACACATCCAAATACCAGAAAATACACAAACATTTTATATCTTAGACCTTGCAACAGGCACGGGAGAAATACTAAAAGCGTACCGTAGACAATATCCAGATAATGGTTTTATTATCGGGATTGACCTTGCTGAAAATATGTTAAGAGGCGCACAAGAAAAATTTTGTCAAGAGAAAAATAAGCTCTGGTTATTCTCAATTATGGATGCAACTCAATTAGGCATCAGTACTAATTCCGTGGATGTAGTAACAATTGCGTTTGGTATTCGGAACGTATCAGAAATTCAGACAGCATTACAAGAAATCTATCGGGTATTAAAACCTGGAGGACAATTACTTATTCTCGAATTTGGCTTGCCACAAAAAGGTTTATGGCGAAAAATCTATTTGTTTTATCTACGGCATATTCTTCCATGTTTAGGTGGATTATGGACAAATTGCTCTCCAGCATATCAATATCTAAGCCAAACCATCTGTGATTTTCCATCCCATAATCATTTTTTGCAGATATTAAATAAGGAAGGGTTTATTCAAACTCAATGGATTGAATTTAACAGAGGAGCAGTACTTCTCTATTTGGCACAGAAAGCAAAATCATGATAAATTACAACTACATTTTTTGACGATAATACAAAATAAGGTAGTAAAACTATGGCGGGTGTTCCATTAAAATCAAAAATAGCATTCGGTATGGGTGGTATCGCTTTAACCCTTCCTGATATGGTTTTCACACAATGGATATTTATGCGGTATGTACCCAATGAAGAACGAGCGTTGATGTCCGCATCTGTGTTTGGTGCTATTTTTTTAACAGCACGTGTATGTGGTGCCATTGCAGAACCATTAATTGGACACTGGAGTGATTCCTGCCGAACACGATGGGGACGACGCCTACCCTTTATTCGCTTTGGGTTAATCCCCCTCATCATTTTCTTTTTCCTCATGTGGCACCCACCAATAACTGCACCTATATGGACAAAGGTCATATATGCCTATCTGATAATACAAATCTATTTGCTTTTCTATCCAGGGGTGTTAACTCCTTACCTGTCATTATTAACTGAATTAGGTGAAGGGAGTATGGACAGGGTTGGCTTGATGACGGCCCAGGGTGTGTTTGTCATGTTAGGTAGTGTCGTGTTTGCACTCGTTGGCGTGGTATTAAACAAATATGGCTGGACAGTGATGGCTATCTTGGTTGCCCTTCTAACATTTTTATCCCTCCTTCCCATTGCAATTACAGGGAAAGAACGGACGCTACCATCGGAAGAACATAAAAAAGTCTCCTTCATTCAGTCTGCTATCTGGGTCTTGAAAAGCCGTTCCTTCCTTCATTTAGTACTTGCAACATCGTTCTACTTTCTCGCATTTACATGCATCGTGATGAGTTTACCTTTCTGGGTAAAAGTATATTTATGCAAAGGAGAAGAGGTCGTTACATATTTAATGTTGCCACTACTGATGATGACCATGTGCCTCTTTGTTTTTGTTGGGAAAGTGGTCGGACGTTATGGTAAATATCGCGTATTTGCTATGACTTTATTATTAGCAAGTTTAGGCTTACTCCTACTTTCGGGTGTAGGTTATTATCCCATAGGTAGCCCGTTGATTCATTTGTTTTGTGTGATAATATGGATGGGTATTCCTGTGGCAGGGTTGGCTGTTTTACCTTTTGCCATTCTAACAGATGTGATTGATGAAGATGAACAGAAAACAGGGACACGACGCGACGCCATCTTCTTCGCCATTCAAGGAACTATCCAGAAAATATTTATTGGTATGTCTGGCGGTGTATTTTCCATCCTTGCCTATTGGGGTAATGGAAGCAATGTAACAGAACAAGGGCTACGATTTGTTGCTTTAGCAGGTGGATTAAGTGCCTTTATTGGGTTTGTTATTTTCCTTGGTTATCCACTAAAAAATGTTGACATAAAACCTTCTTCATAAGTCAAACACATACAATTTTCATCTTCTATCCAATTACTATTTTTAAAGTTTGCAAATAAGATTATCTGATTTGTATGCTTTTTATTTATAATGAAACATTAATCTCAGGAGCAGTTTGTTATGAAGGTTGAAGACTTTGCTTATCAGGTAGCTGTACGAACTATGGAACTCCTCGAACAAGAGCAACATTACAAAATTTCAGAAGAACATCGAAAAATAATTCTTCAAAAAATCCTTCAGGAAGTCCCCCAGATTATAAAAAAAGCGTCATCATCAAAATAAACAAGCAAAACATAAAATGAGATATGAACTATTTATATCTTGGTGAGAGTAATATCGTCCTTTACTGAAAAATTTCTCTCTTCTATGATTAAGCAGGAAGGAATAGTGTATATCGGGTATAATATGTTATAAAAGTTTCTAACCAAAAATGACTCTAATTCAGTTAATAAATAATAAATCCAACTTAACATGGATGGGATTTTTAGTAACGATTATCATAGCGATAATTCTAAGTTCACTCTTCAGATATCAACTTCACGGCATTAATTTTAGCCCATTCACAGGTGATAATCAAGACCCAACACAGGGTGCAACTGTGTCAGAACAAGAACTGAAAGAAAAACTGGGTAAAGTGTTCCCCTTCACAGCGTGGGTAAGGACCTTCACCTGTACAGGAACTTTAGCACATGTAGGCTCTATTTGTCATTCTAAAGGGAAAAAGACAGCCATTGGGGCATGGTTAGGGAAGGACTTAAACGCTAATGAAGCAGAAATTAATAGTCTAATCCAATTAACTCAGCAAGGGAATGTTGACCTTGCCATCGTAGGAAGTGAAACACTTTTACGTGGAGATTTGACAGAAAACGAATTGATTGCATATATCCAACGTGTTAAATCTGAAACGAATGGAGTTCCTATAACGACCGCGGAAGTATATCAGGTATACCTAAACCATCCTCAATTAATGAATATTTGCGATGTTATCTTTGTAAATATTTACCCTTATTGGGAAGGGGTAGATGTTCAATATGCTATGTATTTTTTTAACTTGAAATTTGAGGAATTAAAAAACAATATCGGGCAAAAAGACATAATTATTTCTGAAACTGGCTGGCCTACCGATGGCAATCCTATAGGGGATGCGGTACCTTCATTAGAAAATGCCCGATTTTATTTCTTGAATTTCCTGTCTTGGGCAAGGTCAAACAATATTCCTTATTTCTATTTTGAAGCCTTCGATGAGCCGTGGAAAATAAAATATGAAGGCCTACATGCTGGACATTGGGGAATTTTTGATAAGTTCTGTATTATAAAAGAACATTTCATATCCGCTTTTCGAGGGGAAACGAT of the Candidatus Hydrogenedens sp. genome contains:
- the ubiE gene encoding bifunctional demethylmenaquinone methyltransferase/2-methoxy-6-polyprenyl-1,4-benzoquinol methylase UbiE encodes the protein MAESNKEKDCKKELQLREQGKIYLLFNKIADRYDITNRFLSFGQDSKWRNELIRHIQIPENTQTFYILDLATGTGEILKAYRRQYPDNGFIIGIDLAENMLRGAQEKFCQEKNKLWLFSIMDATQLGISTNSVDVVTIAFGIRNVSEIQTALQEIYRVLKPGGQLLILEFGLPQKGLWRKIYLFYLRHILPCLGGLWTNCSPAYQYLSQTICDFPSHNHFLQILNKEGFIQTQWIEFNRGAVLLYLAQKAKS
- a CDS encoding glycosyltransferase, which translates into the protein MLSRYPDVSVLLVGENLSAYLPTWFIHLELQEFPLSQMEWIIIDVGSTQKVDDQIHSLIKGSPLKVRYIHDSSNSEIEAWNLGFREAEGKWILCSQFDVLPSSNWVQRHVHIQRINNDKACVSGSLIPHPRLSSRSITRWFLPEDVLFPIPKPIKPTPFHFSLANMSFPKEMILHIGGLNKFFSFPDFSEVELAQRLQDADVPLQIDEQALCWIWTGSSYFNICKYHYRRGYSMGCFMRIFPNSYEVIEHYRLYQPLYTRIFNSLVVPYYHQICKKFPEDSRTLNYAYRRVFRYFRHRGFQDAINREEPQIDIISP
- a CDS encoding glycosyl hydrolase family 17 protein, whose product is MTLIQLINNKSNLTWMGFLVTIIIAIILSSLFRYQLHGINFSPFTGDNQDPTQGATVSEQELKEKLGKVFPFTAWVRTFTCTGTLAHVGSICHSKGKKTAIGAWLGKDLNANEAEINSLIQLTQQGNVDLAIVGSETLLRGDLTENELIAYIQRVKSETNGVPITTAEVYQVYLNHPQLMNICDVIFVNIYPYWEGVDVQYAMYFFNLKFEELKNNIGQKDIIISETGWPTDGNPIGDAVPSLENARFYFLNFLSWARSNNIPYFYFEAFDEPWKIKYEGLHAGHWGIFDKFCIIKEHFISAFRGETIPDNWSGTEPVEGQGTPTIEFTYIPPVGSFEDVRGDVKHISPKNYRVTVYIYNWGGWWTKPYWHLPTTLIMPDGFWKCDTTTGEGDENASKIAGFLIPSNYSPPIMKGESELPQNLYENSLASVQVER
- a CDS encoding MFS transporter — its product is MAGVPLKSKIAFGMGGIALTLPDMVFTQWIFMRYVPNEERALMSASVFGAIFLTARVCGAIAEPLIGHWSDSCRTRWGRRLPFIRFGLIPLIIFFFLMWHPPITAPIWTKVIYAYLIIQIYLLFYPGVLTPYLSLLTELGEGSMDRVGLMTAQGVFVMLGSVVFALVGVVLNKYGWTVMAILVALLTFLSLLPIAITGKERTLPSEEHKKVSFIQSAIWVLKSRSFLHLVLATSFYFLAFTCIVMSLPFWVKVYLCKGEEVVTYLMLPLLMMTMCLFVFVGKVVGRYGKYRVFAMTLLLASLGLLLLSGVGYYPIGSPLIHLFCVIIWMGIPVAGLAVLPFAILTDVIDEDEQKTGTRRDAIFFAIQGTIQKIFIGMSGGVFSILAYWGNGSNVTEQGLRFVALAGGLSAFIGFVIFLGYPLKNVDIKPSS